Proteins encoded within one genomic window of Desulfovermiculus halophilus DSM 18834:
- a CDS encoding TRAP transporter large permease: protein MDSFVLTGCIGVLVLVALFFTRMAVGYALAVVGFVGYAYLTSLQSALTLLSRDIFSVFSSYELALVPLFVFMGYVAYYAGVSKRLYDMAYKWTCGIRGGLAMATIGACTAFGAVCGSTTATAATIGAIALPEMQRYKYAHRLSAGSVAAGAGLGALMPPSVILIIYGILTQISIGKLFLAGIVPALFIAVLFMLAIWVFCALDPGQAGRGECFPWSEMLRSLGEIWETVLVFVLVMGGMFFGFFTPTKAGAVGSCLLLAIVAVQGKMSRSNFAKAVNDTLNVSCMVIILVTGATIFGHFLALSRVSMELANLVAELAWPPWAIMAAICAIYLLAGCFIDALALITLTIPIFFPIVLNLGYDPIWFGVLIVLITQMGIITPPVGVNAYIVKGIAPYISLQDIFIGILPFLLALIAGTAVLIAFPQVVTFLPHMVR from the coding sequence ATGGATAGCTTTGTGCTCACTGGATGTATCGGGGTTCTTGTCCTGGTGGCCCTGTTCTTCACCCGGATGGCCGTGGGCTATGCCCTGGCTGTGGTCGGGTTCGTGGGCTATGCCTATCTGACCAGCCTCCAATCCGCCCTGACCCTGCTGTCCAGGGATATCTTCAGCGTCTTCTCCTCATATGAACTGGCCCTGGTCCCCCTGTTCGTGTTCATGGGTTATGTGGCCTACTATGCCGGGGTGAGCAAGCGGCTCTACGACATGGCCTATAAGTGGACCTGCGGGATCCGCGGCGGTCTGGCCATGGCCACCATCGGTGCCTGTACCGCCTTTGGTGCGGTATGCGGGTCGACCACAGCCACGGCTGCAACCATCGGGGCCATCGCCCTGCCTGAGATGCAGCGCTACAAGTACGCCCACCGGCTGTCCGCCGGTTCAGTGGCCGCCGGGGCGGGCCTGGGCGCACTGATGCCGCCGAGCGTGATCCTGATTATTTACGGGATCCTGACTCAGATCTCCATCGGCAAGCTCTTTCTGGCCGGGATCGTTCCGGCCCTGTTCATAGCCGTCCTGTTCATGCTGGCCATCTGGGTTTTCTGTGCCCTGGATCCGGGACAGGCGGGCCGGGGGGAATGCTTTCCGTGGTCGGAGATGCTCAGATCCCTGGGCGAGATATGGGAAACGGTCCTGGTCTTTGTGCTGGTCATGGGGGGGATGTTTTTCGGCTTCTTCACCCCGACCAAGGCCGGGGCGGTGGGCTCATGCCTGCTTCTGGCCATTGTGGCCGTCCAGGGCAAGATGAGCCGGTCGAACTTCGCCAAGGCGGTCAACGACACCCTGAATGTCTCCTGCATGGTCATTATTCTGGTCACCGGAGCGACCATTTTCGGTCATTTTCTTGCTCTGTCCCGGGTGTCCATGGAGCTGGCCAATCTGGTCGCCGAGCTGGCCTGGCCGCCCTGGGCCATTATGGCCGCCATCTGCGCCATCTATCTCCTGGCCGGATGCTTTATCGATGCCCTGGCCCTGATCACCCTGACCATTCCGATCTTTTTTCCCATCGTGCTCAACCTGGGCTACGATCCGATCTGGTTCGGGGTGCTGATCGTGCTGATTACCCAAATGGGCATCATCACTCCCCCGGTGGGAGTGAACGCCTATATTGTCAAAGGCATTGCTCCGTACATATCCCTGCAGGATATCTTTATCGGCATCCTCCCGTTCCTGCTGGCCCTGATTGCAGGGACTGCGGTACTGATCGCCTTTCCCCAGGTGGTCACCTTTCTGCCGCACATGGTCCGGTGA
- a CDS encoding TRAP transporter small permease, with translation MFGPALDFLVRWLRRAAGVLLVAMMGLTCLDVVGNAFGRPILGTIELVGLMAALLLAFALPSAHVHKAHVGIDLLRSKMPPRLRRINDMAVNAVTAVFFGLVSWQCVLYARELRQTGEVSTTLRLPLDFILEAMALSCLVLSLTMLRDVLGAGQRGGHG, from the coding sequence ATGTTTGGACCGGCCCTTGACTTTCTGGTCCGCTGGCTGCGGCGTGCTGCCGGCGTGCTGCTGGTGGCCATGATGGGCCTGACCTGCCTGGATGTGGTGGGCAATGCCTTCGGGCGGCCCATATTGGGGACCATAGAGCTGGTGGGCCTCATGGCCGCCTTGCTGCTGGCCTTCGCCCTGCCCTCCGCCCATGTGCACAAGGCCCATGTGGGCATTGATCTGCTCCGGTCCAAGATGCCGCCCCGGCTGCGGCGGATAAATGATATGGCGGTGAATGCGGTCACGGCTGTCTTCTTCGGTCTTGTATCCTGGCAGTGCGTGCTCTATGCCCGGGAGCTGCGGCAGACCGGGGAGGTGTCCACCACTCTGAGGCTGCCTTTGGATTTTATCCTGGAGGCCATGGCTCTCTCCTGCCTTGTCCTGAGCCTGACCATGCTCCGGGATGTCTTGGGGGCCGGACAAAGAGGCGGGCATGGATAG
- a CDS encoding TRAP transporter substrate-binding protein: MKKTAVCAMLLGAWIVGLCIPGTVWAGSHSLTYSSFFPPSHVQSKLAKAWCEEVKERTGGKVSIYFYPGQTLTKADQTYDGVVTGRSDIGMSCLLYTRGRFPLMDVINLPFGNPSGEFATAAFNELYDKFQPNELSDVKVLYLHAHGPGLMHTVNTKVSSLGDLKGLKLRCPGSVAETVKALGAVPVTMPMPEVYQALQKGVVDGAVYPLETHQGWKMGEAVDFTTANYSTAYSVGFFVVMNSQKWNALPAEIQETIEEINAEWAVKHGKAWDRSDMEGVRFTLRAGNSILGQGPKEADRWAKAVQPVFDSYIQMTEDKGVPGEEALSFLRQCLEKYRQGDFDSQYME, translated from the coding sequence ATGAAGAAAACAGCCGTATGCGCGATGCTGCTTGGGGCATGGATCGTGGGGCTCTGTATACCGGGCACGGTCTGGGCTGGATCCCATTCCTTGACCTACAGCAGCTTTTTTCCTCCCAGCCATGTCCAGAGCAAGCTGGCTAAAGCGTGGTGCGAGGAAGTCAAGGAGCGAACCGGGGGAAAGGTTTCCATCTATTTCTACCCAGGCCAGACCCTGACCAAGGCCGATCAGACCTACGACGGGGTGGTCACCGGGCGCTCGGACATCGGGATGTCCTGTCTGCTGTACACCCGGGGGCGATTTCCGCTCATGGATGTGATCAATCTTCCATTCGGCAATCCCAGCGGAGAGTTCGCCACCGCAGCCTTTAATGAACTGTATGACAAATTCCAGCCGAATGAATTAAGCGACGTCAAGGTCCTGTATCTGCATGCCCACGGGCCCGGACTGATGCATACGGTGAACACGAAGGTCAGTTCCTTGGGGGATCTCAAAGGACTCAAGCTGCGCTGTCCTGGGTCTGTTGCCGAGACGGTGAAGGCCTTGGGAGCGGTGCCGGTGACCATGCCCATGCCGGAAGTGTATCAGGCCCTGCAAAAGGGTGTGGTCGACGGAGCGGTCTATCCCCTGGAGACTCATCAAGGCTGGAAGATGGGGGAAGCCGTGGATTTTACCACCGCCAATTACTCCACAGCCTATTCGGTGGGTTTTTTTGTGGTCATGAACTCCCAAAAATGGAACGCGTTGCCCGCTGAGATTCAGGAGACCATAGAGGAGATCAATGCCGAATGGGCGGTCAAGCACGGCAAGGCCTGGGACCGAAGCGATATGGAGGGCGTGCGCTTTACCCTGCGGGCAGGCAACTCCATCCTGGGCCAGGGACCAAAGGAGGCCGACCGCTGGGCCAAGGCCGTTCAGCCGGTCTTTGACTCCTACATCCAGATGACCGAGGACAAGGGGGTGCCTGGAGAAGAGGCACTGTCCTTTTTGCGTCAATGTCTGGAAAAGTACAGGCAGGGTGATTTTGACAGCCAATACATGGAGTGA
- the glyQ gene encoding glycine--tRNA ligase subunit alpha: MHFQDVILTLQSFWAGQGCMLHQPYDVEVGAGTFHPATALRVIGPEPWNTGYVQPSRRPTDGRYGENPNRLQHYYQYQVILKPAPDDAQDIFLQSLYALGIDPSEHDIRFVEDDWESPTLGAWGLGWEVWLDGMEITQFTYFQQVGGIDLEPISLELTYGLERICMYLQGRESVYDLSWNDHCTYGDIHHQGEFEHSKYNFEESTPQMLFDFFAASESECLQLCAKKLPWPAYDYCLKCSHLFNLLDARGAISITERTGYIARVRHLASSVAKLYAAQREELGYPMLAKR; encoded by the coding sequence ATGCATTTTCAAGATGTTATTTTGACCCTGCAGAGTTTTTGGGCCGGGCAGGGATGTATGCTGCACCAGCCCTATGATGTGGAGGTCGGGGCGGGCACTTTCCATCCGGCGACCGCTTTGCGGGTTATTGGTCCGGAACCCTGGAACACCGGGTATGTGCAGCCGTCCAGGCGGCCCACGGACGGCCGGTACGGGGAGAATCCCAATCGTCTGCAGCACTATTATCAGTACCAGGTCATCCTCAAGCCGGCCCCGGACGATGCCCAGGACATCTTTCTCCAGAGCCTGTACGCCCTGGGGATCGATCCCTCGGAGCACGATATCCGGTTTGTGGAAGACGACTGGGAGTCTCCGACCCTCGGGGCCTGGGGATTGGGCTGGGAAGTGTGGCTGGACGGCATGGAGATTACCCAGTTCACGTATTTTCAGCAGGTCGGAGGCATCGATCTGGAGCCGATCAGCCTGGAGCTGACCTATGGCCTGGAGCGGATCTGCATGTATCTGCAGGGCCGGGAATCGGTGTATGATCTGTCCTGGAACGATCACTGCACCTACGGAGACATCCATCATCAGGGCGAGTTTGAGCACTCCAAGTATAATTTTGAGGAAAGCACCCCCCAGATGCTCTTCGACTTTTTCGCCGCCAGCGAGTCCGAGTGTCTGCAGCTGTGCGCAAAGAAGCTGCCCTGGCCGGCCTATGATTACTGCCTGAAGTGCTCCCACCTTTTTAATCTCCTGGATGCCCGGGGGGCGATCTCCATTACCGAACGGACCGGATATATAGCCCGGGTCAGGCATCTGGCTTCGTCGGTGGCAAAGCTGTATGCGGCCCAGAGAGAGGAGCTGGGATATCCGATGCTCGCAAAGCGGTAA